In Aristaeella hokkaidonensis, the following are encoded in one genomic region:
- a CDS encoding histidinol-phosphatase, giving the protein MKDLHMHTVFSDGKNTPEEMVQEAIRMGLDTVGISDHSHLDPCGMTLETSAEYRAEIARLKEKYAGQIRVLCGLERDFISDDFAEYDYVIGSVHLLTMPDGHHVSIDWTADKQREGVEKYFGGDWYAFAEAFFETEAKVVEVTKCDIIGHFDLISKFIEQEPAFDVHHPRYVKAWQKAADALLKTGKPFEINTGAISRGYRTSPYPAREIRDYIRAHGGKLILSSDSHSKETIAFKFEEYADEADPQIQNSEFRIQN; this is encoded by the coding sequence ATGAAAGATCTGCACATGCATACTGTCTTTTCTGACGGAAAGAACACTCCGGAGGAGATGGTTCAGGAAGCGATCCGGATGGGACTGGATACCGTTGGAATCTCTGATCACAGTCATCTGGATCCCTGCGGCATGACGCTTGAAACCAGCGCCGAATACCGGGCAGAGATCGCCCGGCTGAAGGAGAAGTATGCCGGTCAGATCCGGGTGCTGTGCGGCCTGGAGCGGGATTTCATTTCAGATGACTTTGCGGAATATGATTATGTGATCGGATCGGTCCATCTGCTGACGATGCCGGACGGGCACCACGTGTCCATTGACTGGACCGCGGACAAACAGCGGGAAGGCGTGGAAAAGTATTTCGGGGGCGACTGGTACGCTTTTGCGGAAGCGTTTTTTGAAACGGAAGCAAAGGTCGTGGAAGTGACAAAGTGCGATATTATCGGCCACTTTGACCTGATCAGCAAGTTCATAGAACAGGAGCCTGCTTTTGACGTGCATCATCCCCGCTATGTGAAGGCATGGCAGAAAGCGGCGGATGCCCTGCTGAAAACCGGAAAACCTTTTGAGATCAATACGGGTGCGATTTCACGGGGATACCGTACGTCACCTTATCCTGCCAGGGAGATCCGGGACTATATCCGGGCGCACGGCGGAAAGCTGATCCTGTCCAGTGACAGCCACAGCAAAGAAACAATCGCATTTAAGTTTGAAGAATATGCTGATGAGGCGGATCCTCAAATTCAGAATTCAGAATTCAGAATTCAGAATTAA